The following are from one region of the Ananas comosus cultivar F153 linkage group 20, ASM154086v1, whole genome shotgun sequence genome:
- the LOC109725977 gene encoding solute carrier family 35 member F1-like isoform X2 — MVSFDGLMGSKRVLLGLGLGQFVSLLITTTGFSSSELSRRGIAVPTSQSFLNYVLLAIVYGGYMIYRRRPLQMKWYYYLILGLVDVEANFLVVKAYQYTPLTSVMLLDCWSIPSVIFLTWMFLKTKYRFRKFAGIAICVTGLVLVVFSDVHAGDRAGGSNPVKGDMLVLAGATLYAVSNVSEEFLVKNGDRVEVMGMLGLFGAVVGACQISIFERNALKSIHWTAGAVLPFLGYAIAMFMFYSTVPVLLKLSGSTMLNLSLLTSDMWAVLIRIFAYHEKVDWIYFVAFAAVGVGLVIYSGGKNEDNTGTLTGEGGGNIEGKERDEEAPQDRLAEISNSCRNSSSRDGKGHYYSLVSEER; from the exons ATGGTGAGCTTCGATGGGTTAATGGGGTCGAAGAGGGTCctcctagggttagggttagggcaaTTCGTCTCCCTCCTCATCACCACCACGGGATTCTCCTCCTCCGAGCTCTCTCGCCGAG GGATCGCTGTTCCAACATCGCAGTCATTCTTGAACTATGTACTATTAGCAATTGTGTACGGTGGCTACATGATATATCGAAGAAGGCCacttcag ATGAAATGGTATTACTATTTAATACTTGGCCTTGTTGATGTGGAGGCAAACTTTCTCG TGGTCAAGGCTTATCAGTACACACCGTTGACAAGTGTCATGCTTCTGGATTGTTGGTCTATTCCCTCCGTCATATTTCTTACTTGGATGTTCCTCAAGACAAAATATAGATTCAGGAAGTTTGCTGGCATAGCTATCTGCGTCACTGGACTTGTCTTAGTTGTGTTTTCTGATGTGCATGCAGGTGATAGAGCAG GAGGGAGCAATCCAGTGAAAGGAGATATGCTTGTACTTGCCGGTGCCACCCTTTATGCCGTTAGCAATGTTAGCGAG GAGTTTCTTGTGAAGAACGGGGACAGAGTTGAGGTAATGGGAATGCTCGGCTTATTCGGAGCCGTTGTCGGTGCTTGTCAAAT AAGCATATTTGAGCGAAATGCACTGAAATCTATACACTGGACGGCTGGTGCt GTGCTACCTTTTCTTGGATATGCAATAGCAATGTTTATGTTCTATTCTACCGTCCCAGTTTTACTTAAG TTAAGTGGGTCGACAATGCTAAACCTTTCATTGCTAACCTCCGACATGTGGGCCGTTCTTATCCGCATCTTCGCTTATCATGAAAAG GTCGACTGGATTTACTTTGTAGCATTTGCAGCTGTGGGAGTCGGACTCGTAATTTATTCGGG AGGCAAGAATGAAGATAATACGGGAACTCTGacgggcgagggcggcggcaaCATTGAAGgcaaagagagagatgaggaggCTCCGCAGGATCGTTTGGCTGAGATCTCGAATTCTTGCAGGAATTCAAGCAGTAGAGACG GGAAGGGCCATTACTACTCTCTCGTCAGCGAGGAGAGATGA
- the LOC109725343 gene encoding uncharacterized protein LOC109725343 isoform X3, which yields MVDDDGSVSPRCAFDESLDDSARAEALITALNIVASSSSHNSSNGSWTSSEDEADAMEQDDDSDSEQPRLSFEEHRRAHYNEFQKVKDLLQSGSAVDDEADEEDDGVNENGDHKRCDSTSPTDVARETGLGGVPNAILSPKQQQEVLPPPE from the exons ATGGTTGATGATGATG GGTCTGTCTCACCTAGATGTGCCTTTGATGAATCCCTGGATGATTCTGCTCGTGCTGAAGCTCTTATAACTGCTTTAAACATTGTAGCTTCTTCAAGTAGCCACAATTCGTCGAATGGCAGTTGGACATCCTCTGAAGATGAAGCAGATGCCATGGAACAAGATGATG ATTCCGACTCTGAACAACCAAGACTCAGTTTCGAGGAACACCGCCGAGCCCACTACAATGAGTTCCAGAAGGTGAAGGACTTATTGCAATCCGGTTCTGCAGTAGACGACGAGGCCgacgaagaagacgacggcGTCAACGAAAATGGCGACCACAAGAGATGCGACTCGACTTCTCCTACGGATGTGGCGCGAGAGACCGGGCTCGGCGGAGTCCCAAATGCTATCCTGAGCCCAAAGCAGCAGCAGGAAGTGCTTCCTCCACCTGAATGA
- the LOC109725457 gene encoding serine/threonine-protein kinase OXI1-like: protein MADSPSPPPPPPHLDLGNLKALSVLGRGSKGVVFLVRLAGGGEEEPLLALKAMSRAALERRSLSGDGGGGGAYRRVRVERDVLGALRHPLLPALRGVVSTEKVVGFAMERWCCGGDLGALRRRQADGMFSDEVIRFYAAELVLALEYLHGLGIVHRDLKSENILIQDDGHLMLVDFDLAAKLPNRSPSPSPSPSPPPTVSVASSVGKKKKKVRKKRLSSHFCLSGDPEVSPETAAGPPPLEAEPAMSSSKSNSFVGTEDYVAPEVVAGGGHDFAVDWWGLGVVLYEMLYGRTPFRGQNRKETFYRIVAKDPDLVGERTPLRDLIARLLEKDPAKRIAREGVRRHAFFRGADWESVLTVARPPFIPPPRAERENEDYDAIDVEKVVDQVFERGGDAAKGGKGEKVEEKNSCEEQVRDSPQTDDFSVF from the exons aTGGCGgattccccttctcctcctcctcctccgccgcatcTGGATCTCGGCAATCTGAAGGCGCTCTCCGTCCTCGGCCGCGGATCCAAGGGCGTCGTCTTCCTCGTCCGCCTCGCCggagggggggaggaggagcCGCTCCTCGCCCTCAAGGCCATGTCCCGGGCGGCGCTCGAGCGCCGGAGCTTGTCCGGCGACGGCGGAGGGGGCGGCGCGTATCGGAGGGTGCGGGTGGAGAGGGACGTGCTCGGGGCGCTGCGGCACCCGCTCCTCCCCGCGCTCCGCGGCGTCGTCTCCACGGAGAAGGTCGTGGGGTTCGCCATGGAGCGGTGGTGCTGCGGCGGCGACCTCGGCGCGCTGCGGCGGCGCCAGGCCGACGGGATGTTCTCCGACGAGGTCATCCG CTTCTACGCGGCGGAGCTTGTGCTTGCGTTGGAGTATCTCCACGGATTAGGGATTGTGCATCGCGATCTCAAGTCGGAGAACATCCTCATCCAGGACGATGGCCACCTGATGCTCGTCGACTTCGACCTCGCCGCCAAACTCCCTAACCGATctccttcgccttcgccttcgccttcgccacCGCCGACTGTCTCCGTCGCCTCCTCCGTAggtaagaagaaaaagaaggtgaGGAAAAAGCGCCTTTCGTCGCACTTCTGCCTCTCGGGCGATCCCGAAGTGTCTCCGGAGACTGCCGCCGGCCCGCCACCGCTAGAGGCGGAGCCCGCGATGTCGTCGTCAAAGTCGAACTCGTTTGTCGGGACGGAGGACTACGTGGCTCCTGAGGTCGTGGCCGGAGGCGGCCATGACTTCGCAGTTGACTG GTGGGGCCTCGGGGTGGTTCTCTATGAGATGCTGTACGGGCGCACGCCCTTTCGGGGGCAAAACCGGAAGGAGACATTTTACCGGATCGTGGCGAAGGACCCGGACCTGGTGGGGGAGAGAACGCCGCTGCGGGATCTGATCGCGAGGCTGCTCGAGAAGGACCCGGCGAAGCGGATCGCGCGCGAGGGGGTGAGGCGGCACGCGTTCTTCCGAGGGGCGGATTGGGAATCCGTGCTGACGGTCGCCAGGCCGCCGTTTATCCCTCCACCGCGGGCGGAACGGGAGAACGAGGATTACGACGCGATCGACGTCGAGAAAGTGGTCGACCAAGTGTTCGAacgcggcggcgacgcggcCAAAGGAGGAAAGGGtgagaaggtggaggagaagaaCAGCTGTGAAGAGCAAGTGAGAGACTCTCCTCAAACTGATGATTTTTCCGTGTTTTAA
- the LOC109725343 gene encoding protein phosphatase inhibitor 2-like isoform X2, giving the protein MRGRVTWDESNLHEIEANKPVRQKITEPKTPFHPMVDDDASSSSHNSSNGSWTSSEDEADAMEQDDDSDSEQPRLSFEEHRRAHYNEFQKVKDLLQSGSAVDDEADEEDDGVNENGDHKRCDSTSPTDVARETGLGGVPNAILSPKQQQEVLPPPE; this is encoded by the exons ATGAG GGGCCGAGTGACATGGGATGAGTCAAACTTGCATGAAATCGAAGCAAATAAGCCAGTAAGGCAGAAAATTACTGAGCCTAAGACACCGTTTCACCCTATGGTTGATGATGATG CTTCTTCAAGTAGCCACAATTCGTCGAATGGCAGTTGGACATCCTCTGAAGATGAAGCAGATGCCATGGAACAAGATGATG ATTCCGACTCTGAACAACCAAGACTCAGTTTCGAGGAACACCGCCGAGCCCACTACAATGAGTTCCAGAAGGTGAAGGACTTATTGCAATCCGGTTCTGCAGTAGACGACGAGGCCgacgaagaagacgacggcGTCAACGAAAATGGCGACCACAAGAGATGCGACTCGACTTCTCCTACGGATGTGGCGCGAGAGACCGGGCTCGGCGGAGTCCCAAATGCTATCCTGAGCCCAAAGCAGCAGCAGGAAGTGCTTCCTCCACCTGAATGA
- the LOC109725343 gene encoding protein phosphatase inhibitor 2-like isoform X1 has translation MRGRVTWDESNLHEIEANKPVRQKITEPKTPFHPMVDDDGSVSPRCAFDESLDDSARAEALITALNIVASSSSHNSSNGSWTSSEDEADAMEQDDDSDSEQPRLSFEEHRRAHYNEFQKVKDLLQSGSAVDDEADEEDDGVNENGDHKRCDSTSPTDVARETGLGGVPNAILSPKQQQEVLPPPE, from the exons ATGAG GGGCCGAGTGACATGGGATGAGTCAAACTTGCATGAAATCGAAGCAAATAAGCCAGTAAGGCAGAAAATTACTGAGCCTAAGACACCGTTTCACCCTATGGTTGATGATGATG GGTCTGTCTCACCTAGATGTGCCTTTGATGAATCCCTGGATGATTCTGCTCGTGCTGAAGCTCTTATAACTGCTTTAAACATTGTAGCTTCTTCAAGTAGCCACAATTCGTCGAATGGCAGTTGGACATCCTCTGAAGATGAAGCAGATGCCATGGAACAAGATGATG ATTCCGACTCTGAACAACCAAGACTCAGTTTCGAGGAACACCGCCGAGCCCACTACAATGAGTTCCAGAAGGTGAAGGACTTATTGCAATCCGGTTCTGCAGTAGACGACGAGGCCgacgaagaagacgacggcGTCAACGAAAATGGCGACCACAAGAGATGCGACTCGACTTCTCCTACGGATGTGGCGCGAGAGACCGGGCTCGGCGGAGTCCCAAATGCTATCCTGAGCCCAAAGCAGCAGCAGGAAGTGCTTCCTCCACCTGAATGA
- the LOC109725458 gene encoding uncharacterized protein LOC109725458 — protein MISVLSIEDSEACGRSPTFIIWSKHESSITGLLTLLGGLSPILISSSLDGTCKVRELLSGRLLQTQVLSVAINAITINNDERLLFSGGDDGAIYATKLNIGLQEDQAAVSKDDAGVLSGHK, from the exons ATGATCAG TGTACTAAGCATTGAAGATTCCGAAGCATGTGGAAGATCTCCTACTTTCATTATTTGGTCGAAGCACGAATCATCGATAACTGGTCTCCTTACACTGTTAGGCGGTTTGAGTCCGATTTTAATTTCAAGCTCACTTGATGGAACTTGCAAG GTGAGAGAACTTCTTTCAGGAAGATTACTTCAAACCCAAGTACTCTCAGTTGCCATAAATGCGATCACCATCAATAACGACGAGCGACTGCTGTTCTCTGGCGGCGACGATGGCGCGATATACGCAACCAAACTCAATATTGGATTGCAAGAAGATCAAGCTGCGGTTTCGAAGGATGATGCTGGAGTGTTATCCGGGCACAAGTAA
- the LOC109725977 gene encoding solute carrier family 35 member F1-like isoform X1 yields MVSFDGLMGSKRVLLGLGLGQFVSLLITTTGFSSSELSRRGIAVPTSQSFLNYVLLAIVYGGYMIYRRRPLQMKWYYYLILGLVDVEANFLVVKAYQYTPLTSVMLLDCWSIPSVIFLTWMFLKTKYRFRKFAGIAICVTGLVLVVFSDVHAGDRAGGSNPVKGDMLVLAGATLYAVSNVSEEFLVKNGDRVEVMGMLGLFGAVVGACQISIFERNALKSIHWTAGAVLPFLGYAIAMFMFYSTVPVLLKLSGSTMLNLSLLTSDMWAVLIRIFAYHEKVDWIYFVAFAAVGVGLVIYSGGKNEDNTGTLTGEGGGNIEGKERDEEAPQDRLAEISNSCRNSSSRDEGKGHYYSLVSEER; encoded by the exons ATGGTGAGCTTCGATGGGTTAATGGGGTCGAAGAGGGTCctcctagggttagggttagggcaaTTCGTCTCCCTCCTCATCACCACCACGGGATTCTCCTCCTCCGAGCTCTCTCGCCGAG GGATCGCTGTTCCAACATCGCAGTCATTCTTGAACTATGTACTATTAGCAATTGTGTACGGTGGCTACATGATATATCGAAGAAGGCCacttcag ATGAAATGGTATTACTATTTAATACTTGGCCTTGTTGATGTGGAGGCAAACTTTCTCG TGGTCAAGGCTTATCAGTACACACCGTTGACAAGTGTCATGCTTCTGGATTGTTGGTCTATTCCCTCCGTCATATTTCTTACTTGGATGTTCCTCAAGACAAAATATAGATTCAGGAAGTTTGCTGGCATAGCTATCTGCGTCACTGGACTTGTCTTAGTTGTGTTTTCTGATGTGCATGCAGGTGATAGAGCAG GAGGGAGCAATCCAGTGAAAGGAGATATGCTTGTACTTGCCGGTGCCACCCTTTATGCCGTTAGCAATGTTAGCGAG GAGTTTCTTGTGAAGAACGGGGACAGAGTTGAGGTAATGGGAATGCTCGGCTTATTCGGAGCCGTTGTCGGTGCTTGTCAAAT AAGCATATTTGAGCGAAATGCACTGAAATCTATACACTGGACGGCTGGTGCt GTGCTACCTTTTCTTGGATATGCAATAGCAATGTTTATGTTCTATTCTACCGTCCCAGTTTTACTTAAG TTAAGTGGGTCGACAATGCTAAACCTTTCATTGCTAACCTCCGACATGTGGGCCGTTCTTATCCGCATCTTCGCTTATCATGAAAAG GTCGACTGGATTTACTTTGTAGCATTTGCAGCTGTGGGAGTCGGACTCGTAATTTATTCGGG AGGCAAGAATGAAGATAATACGGGAACTCTGacgggcgagggcggcggcaaCATTGAAGgcaaagagagagatgaggaggCTCCGCAGGATCGTTTGGCTGAGATCTCGAATTCTTGCAGGAATTCAAGCAGTAGAGACG AAGGGAAGGGCCATTACTACTCTCTCGTCAGCGAGGAGAGATGA